CAAATTGATCTAAAATTCTTTGTACTCGCTGCTGAGGAACTGTATTTTCTGTAATTTGTTTAATTAAGCGAATCCACTGTCGTCTAATTAAATAAGCTTTTTGACGTTCTTCATAGGATTCTGGTGTTAGTAGAGAAAGATTACCTATAGGTATTACCATTTGGCAATCGTAATCATAATCTCCGCCGATAGCTGCACCAGGACCTGCAAATTCTGCATGATAGCGTTTAAATAATATTAATCCGTTCCGTCTCCGACTATTGACGATAAGAACTTCCCCACTGTGCAGAAGTGTCATAATGTCCGAGCTATGCGATTGCTCAGTTCCATCTGGCATGACAAAATTGTCAAGGCAACTTGTGTCAGGGTAGTAAGTTGATATCATAGTTACTTGATAGCGTCGGAGTTTTTCGCTATCCATGTTTTGTAAACTTTTGAATAACTGAGTTACTTGAAAGACTAACAGTGGAGTTTGTAATTAAATCCACTTTTGCTCTGTTGTTTCTTAGTAGTATAGATTTGCTATTCAATTTAACTAAGACACAAATGAATCCACAACAATCTCTAATTTGGGTAATCACATTGTATGTGAATTAAGCGCAATTGTCTCTAAATTATGCACTTTTTTTCTTAAAGTTTTGATAAAGTCATCCATATTCAATGACAAGTTACTGTAAGGATTTAGGAAATTATTTAAGGTAATTTTACTGATACTGGAATCAAACCATAATTTTAGATTTTACTAGATTTTTTTTTCACTAAAGTTATAGTAAATCCATGTTTTATGTGAAGATTGCATAATGAACATCATATGATTTTGCCAGCAAGAATATAAATTCTGGAAAAACTATAAGGGTATCAATCCCACAGGGAATTTAGTACAACTTTGCTAAAGTTATTTTCAGGGAATTAGGGAAAGTTGTTACCCAAAGAAGCTATAAATCTGCTATATCAAAGCATACAAGCTCATTTATACAACTGTTCTAAATTCTCAGCCTTGTAATTTCTTATTAGTTAATAACCTAGTTTATCAGCTTATAACTTTTAACCAAACTATTAAGGTGATTGACACAAAATACTGATTAAAAACCTCTGCACAGAGAATAATAAACTAAGATAAACTCACTCAAGATTAAGAAATCTTCGTAACAGGTATGTCAATTTATCCTATAGGCGATCGCCATCTCCTCACCTTTCTACCATACAAGAAAATTTAGCTAACTGAACTAATATTGATGTGTTTATGGAGCAAAATCTGTTGAGAGCGCTTAAAGAAAAAATTATTCCACTGCGAATCAACCTTGTGTACGCGATAGCCCAGCTTAAAATAAAGTTGCCGTGCTTGGTAGTTGTTTTCTAGAACGTGGAGGTACAAGTCTTGAAATCCCCATTCCTGAGAAACTTGTTCACATTTGAGAAGTAACTGTGAAGCCACTCCATGCCGCCGATATTTGGGATGAACAGCTAAGTTCGACAGGTAAGGAAAACTTTTACCTGATTGTGTCCAGTAATCATTAAAACGTACACCAATTTCTACAGTTCCCACTAACTTCTCAATGCCGTTATCGGTAGTTTCCACAGCCACCAAACAGAGGTGATGAGGAGCGGGTGACAGAAGGCGATGCCTGAAATCCTCATAAATCCCTAAACGTAGTAGTGGAAAGGCCCATCCCCAGAAACCATTCTGAGAGTGAAAACTTTCGGCAATAATCTGAGAAATACCAGTCAAATCAGCAGATGTGGCAGCACGAACCCGGAATTGGTGAGAAACAGACTCTGCTGCTGCTGTAACTGGCTTGCGGCGGGATGGATCAAAAAACCAGTATGTCAAGGTTAGTTGAATATTAATCTTATTCAAATAAAATCTTCTCAAATATTCTAAACAGCAACTGAGAAAATTGGACTTGTAAATTGATTTAATAGTCATTGGTAATTGGTCAATAGTCAATAGTCCACAGTCAGGAGACAGAAGAGGTAAGGGAGCAGGGAACAGAGGAGAAAATTCTCACCCTTGCCCCCGCCCGAAGTTCGCCCCCCTGCTTCTTTCCTTTAGCACTCCTCACTTCCTTGCCTCTCCTTCACTTTTCACCCTAAAAAACTGCGATAAATAAAATTTACGTAAATGTGTTAGTGCAATAGTGACAAAGGGCAAACTTAATATGTAGCTTCATCTGGTTTTAGCGCCAGACTGAGGAATGTATAGAGTAACACTTAATTTCATTTATCGGAGGTGAGGCAAGATTTGGTTAGTCAGTATCAAATCTGTAAAGCAAAAGCTATACACAAACCCATTGCACAGCGCCAGCGCATATGGCAGTTTTGAAAAGCCATTGAGGCAAATTACTGTGAAAAACTCCTTCCCAATCACATTAACCTTTATCCGACTGCCATTAAAGCAGGAAAGCGGTGCATGAAATCCCCAGTAAACAGTAAGCCTAAAATATTGGTTGTTGACGATGAACCAGACAACCTTGACTTGCTTTACCGCACCTTTTATCGTGACTACAAGGTGCTGAGGGCTATATCTGGCCCTGCGGCACTGGATTTGCTGGCGCAAGAGGGAGATGTCGCTGTGATCATCTCCGATCAGCGAATGCCGATTATGAGTGGTACAGAATTTTTGAGTTTAACAGCTACACAATACCCAGATATTATTCGGATTATTTTAACTGGTTATACTGACGTAGAAGACTTAGTAGAAGCAATTAATGCTGGTAAAGTATTCAAATATGTCACCAAACCTTGGGAAGCTGAAGAACTCAAAGCTGTAGTCCGCCAAGCCCTTGATACTCATAATGTCTTGAAAGCACGCACGCGGGAATTAACGCGCACCCTGCGGCAAGAGTCGCTGCTGAACACAGTTACTAATACCATCCGCAGCGCCTTAGACTATCGACAAATTTTGCAGGCAATTGTCGATACAGTCGGTCATATGTTAGAGGTAGATGTCTGTCTATTACGTCCCTTTCAAGATGGGCAATTAGTAGACGAAGGGTTTACCTATCAAAAAACTGCATCATCTGCAACCACAAATATCATCAATGATACTGCTCCCTTGACTTTGGTGGCTGAAACTGTCTGGGAAACCCACGAAGTGCAGATTATTCATGATGTAACAGGCGATGAGCGCATTCACGGAGTACAGCGCAGAAGTGATGCTTTTGCGGCGGCTGATATTCGTTCTAGTTTAATTGTGCCTTTAATTTGCCAACAAGAATTAATGGCAGTCTTGGCACTACATCAATGTTCTCAAGGGCGTATCTGGGGGGAAGAAGAAGTACAGTTAGTTTCGATGGTAGCAGATCAAGCTGCCTTGGCTTTGTCGCAGGCTTATGCCTACGAACAGGTAAGGGCGCTGGCAAAGCGGGAGTCTTTAATTAATACAATTACAACAGCTATTCGTTCTAGCCTTAACCCTGAAGATATTTTTGCAGCTATTACCCAACAACTGGGGCAAGCCTTACAAGTTGATGGTTGTGTTCTTTCTTTGTGGACTGAAGACGATGAATTTGTTAAGTGTGTGGGGTTGTATGATAGCTCTCAACATGGCCGAGATTTTAGAGAAAATCATCATCATGTAATACAGGAATTACCTGAATCTCACACGCCAATTTTAGAAAATCCGATTTTACAAGAAATATTAAGGACACATGAGCCTGTAATAATTACGGATATAAATCAGTCCGCTTGGGAAACCAAGGGCTTTGACTTACCATTGAAAATGCCAGCGCAATCGCTTATGCTTGTGCCTTTATTGGCAGATGGTAAATGTATCGGTAGTATTACCCTCCGAGAAGGGAAGAAAAGCCGGAACTGGTTAGCGTCTGATATTGAACTGACAAAAGCTGTAGCTGCACAAGCGGCGATCGCAGTACAACAAGCAAATTTATACCAAAAAACCCGCGAACAAGCCGAGCGCTTGCTGCAATTAGATAAACAAAAAACCGAATTTTTCCAGAATATATCCCATGAATTTCGCACACCCATCACCTTAATTCAAGGGCCATTAGAATCGGCTGTAGGAGCGGGTGAGGGGTTATCTTATGCCCAAAGTGCGATCGCTTTGCGTAACTCCCGGCGACTGTTGCGGCTAGTCAATCAACTACTAGATTTGCAACGCCTCGATGCTGGAAGAATGCAGCCAAATTTCCGTCCCTGTGACTTGGTTGATTTTGTCAGTCAAATTGCCGAATCATTTCGTCCCTACTCCGAGAAAAAGGCACTAAATCTAGTTACCCAATTAGATGAATGCCCCCAAGTATATATAGACATGGAAAAATTTGACAAAGTGGTTTATAACCTCTTGTCAAATGCCATGAAATTTACGCCAGAAGGTGGGACAATCACCGTCAAGCTGGCATCTCAAGGCAACCACTGTATATTGCAAGTCGAAGATACAGGTATTGGTATTGTTAAAGAACAAATCCCCTATCTGTTTGAACGTTTCCGCCAAGCCGAAGGTTCAGAAAACCGTTCCTATGAAGGTAGTGGTTTAGGTTTAGCTTTAGTTAAAGAATTAGTAGAACTACATGGTGGTAAAGTCACTGTTGAATCAGTCTATGGTAAAGGCACAACTTTTACCCTGTGGTTGCTGGCTGGGAATACTCACCTACCTACACAGCAAGTATTAGACACCCCGACAGAACTCACCACCAGCCGCGCCAGTGTAGAACTAGCTGACTTGGAACTGGTAGAAACAACATCAGATGATTTACATATAGACACCACTTCCCACTCCCCACTCCCCACTCCCCATTCCCAACTCCCCACTCCCCACTCCCCACTTAGTACTCATACCATCCTCGTTGTTGACGACAACCCCGATTTACGGACTTACGTTTCAGATATCCTCCGTCGTAGTGGCTATCAAGTCTATACAGCTCGTAATGGTTATGAAGGATTTGGTAAAGCTCAGGAAATCTCACCCAACCTCATCATTACTGATTTGATGATGCCTTTGGTGACGGGAGTAGAAATGATTCGGATGATTCGCAATGAAGATCAAATCAAAGGAACACCAATCATCTTACTAACGGCTAAAGTTGATGAAGAAACCCGCATCGAAAGTACAGAAAATGGGGCTGATGCTTATTTAGCTAAACCATTTAATGATCGGGAACTTCTGGCAGAGGTTCGGAATCTTTTAGCCTTGAAAGAAAATGAAAGGCGAGTCTTGGAGTTAAACACTTACCTCACAGAATCAGTTCTCAAACGCTTTTTACCCCCTGCATTGGTTTCAAAAGCTGCTGCGGGTGCGTTAAGCTTAGACTTACGGCCAGAGCCACGCTTAATTACGGTGCTGTTTAGTGACATCGTTGGTTTTACACAGTTAGCCAATACTCTCAGATCCCGCCGAGTGGCAGAATTACTCAATGAGTATTTGGAAACCATGACCAGGGCTGTGTTTGATAATGGTGGCACTGTTGATAAGTTTATGGGGGATGCTATCCTCGCTCTCTACGGAGCGCCGGAAGAACTTACCCCAAATGAACAGGTGCGTCGAGCCGTAAATACAGCTAAAGCAATGCAACGCACCTTAGTTCAATTAAATCAGCGCTGGCGTGATCAAGGAATCTTTGATTCTCACGCTGATGGTGGTGTACAGTTTCGCTGCGGTATTCACCAAGGGACGGCTGTTGTGGGTATGTTTGGCAGTGCTGAACGTGCCGACTATACAGCAATTGGCCCTAGTGTAAATATTGCTGCTCGATTGCAAGCGGCGGCTGTCCCAGGTACAATTTTGGTTTCTGCGGCTGTGGCAGATTACTTACAAGACGAAGAAATTACTAAAGGTAGTCCGCTAAAACTTAAAGGAGTAGATGAAACCGTTCTGACCTTTGTTGTTAAATCAGAATTAATGGCTAATAGCTAATATTCAATCTACATCTAACAGCAGTAGCTCCGAAGCATATATTTACATTGTCATGACAACATCGGTAGCGGATAAAACTCCTATTCCCGCTAAAGTGTGGCGGCGACACAGTGATCCTCCTGGCTTATGGTTTGGTGTAGCTTTAGGTTCAGCTTCACTACACTTATTGGCTTTTTGGTTAATACGTTCATCTAATGTTGTGGGATTATGGTTTCCGCAGCAAGAGCAGAGTTTTGTCCTGATTGAGTTGATAGAAGTTGCTCCTCAAACCACCTCTACAGATAAACCTTCAGGGCAAACTCAACAGCCAGTAGCGCCAACCTCTACAAATCGGGATGCTGAAATTATAAATTCTGGTGAGCAATCTCAGCCAGAAAGTAATAGTAATATTGCTCAATATCCACCGGAAGTTATTCCTCAAGCAGAGTCTACACCAACACCAACCACAGAACCAGCACCTACACCCGAACCAACACCGACAGTAACCACAAAACCAGAAACCACATCCACACCCGAACCAACACCGACAGTAACCACGGAACCAGAACCAGCACCGACACCAACAACATCTACAGTTCCTGTAGGTGAACTTCCTTGGCAGCGTCGTGAAGAAATTGAACTGGGACAGGGACAGCCATTACCCTCAGATATTCCACCTGTTACACCAGAACAAGTACAAAAATCGCCAGCCACAGAAGAACAAACTCCACGTGGTAACGAGGATAATGCAGGAACATCAACTGGTGACACCGCAAATTCTCCACCTGAAGATAATTCATCTAATCCTAATGGAGACACTGCCAGCACTCCACCTGAAAATAATTCCGCTAATCCCTCTACAGAAACTACAAACACCCCATCTGCGGAAAGTTCACAAAATCCATCTACAGACACTGCAAAAATTCCGACTGAACAATATACACCAACTCCAACAGAAGCACCTGCAAACACGCCGACTGAGAATAATTCACCAAATTCTACCCCTAGAGGAGCGACATCTAGCGACAAGCCGTTTAGCGTCTACGCTACATTATCACCTGTACCAGAAGCAGAAGCACGCCAATTAGCCAATGATTTACCTGAAGTCTTGGTTCAATATGGAGGAAGTAGTGAAAAAACTGTAGACTCTAGCTATCTTCCAGGCGATTCCACCATCAAATCAGCACAGTTACTAGCTAGTTTGGTCATTAATAAAGATGGTAACTTCCAACAGGCCATAATCCTCAATATAGAACCGACAAGTTTACAAGCAGACAAGGGTGTATACCAGCAACTTGTCGCTGATTTATTTAAAGATGAAAAATTTACCGCAGCGCGTAATCGTGATGGTACAAAACCAGACTTCAGTAATTTTTTCGTCAGAATTACAATACAGCCAACTGGTCAATAGCTTAGTTAACCTGAGTTCGGGTTAAAGATAAGAAGGTAAAACCCAGTCCAGATGTAGGCTAGGCTTCTTAGGTTGATGACAATAAGCAATTAATCCGCACAAAACGTTGACGCAAAAACTAACGGGACTACGGTGTCTTGAATGCTCAATTTGAGAAATGTGAGTTGGTCTGCGTTTGGTATTATATTTTTGTTTATCTTTGCTCTCCTGCTTTTACCTATGCAAGTTTACAAAAGATACTTGAAGTTCAGGTAACACTGTGCTATATTATTTAAGTTGGAAACTTGCGGGCGTAGTTTAGTGGTAAAACTATAGCCTTCCAAGCTATTAATGCGGGTTCGATTCCCGCCGCCCGCTTTCATATTAAACCCCTTGTCAGCAGGCGTTTGGTAAGTCGAACGTCGCTCTACACGTGTAGAGCGACAAATAATTTGTCCACTTCGACAAATTATTTGTCACAGTATTTTCTTAACCAAAAATCCATACATACCAACACTTTTCAGCAATGAAAGCCGAATCAAGCTTATTCAGTCTTTAGCGACAAATTACATGACTTTTTTAAACGACTGCGACTTATTAGATGGCAATTATTAATTTAGCGAAAAATTAAATGTCAATTATTCAAAGTTTCATAGTAGTATGAATGTACCCAAATAATCAAAGATAAATCACATCTATGAGTTATTTAGATGTAGATAACCAGTTTGAACTGGAAAATGATGAGGATGCAGACATACTCGATTTTTCAATGGAACTTGAGTCATTGAATGATCATGGAAACTTTGTAGAAGAAGACAAATCAGTTGAGTTTTTGGATCAGAGATACTTAGACGATTCAGAGCTTAGGTTGTCAGGAGAGCAAAGACTCAAACTGGAAATAATCCGTAATTTACGTGAACCTTGCGATCGCCTAACTTACGGACAAAGGTTGAAGGAAGCGGCCAAAAAGCTTGGTAAATCAGAACGAACGGTTAGACGTTTAATTAAGTCTTGGGAAGAAAAAGGTATAGCTGCTTTAGCGGAAGTTCCTAGAGCAGACAAAGGACAGGTGCGGAAAAGCGAATACTGGTATAACTTGAGTCTCAAAATTTATAAACAAGGGAATACAGGTAGCGATCGCATGACTCGCACTCAAGTCGCAGAGAAGATTGAGGTTAAAGCTTACGAATTTGCTAAAAAAGAATTAGAAACTGAAATATCAAGGTTAGAAAGTCAGGGATTGCGGGGAGAAGAATTAGATTGGGAGATCAACAAGCTGATAAAAATCAAGGCGCAGACACAAGGATTTAAGTATTGGTCAAAGTATGGCAAACCTCCTAGCACTAGAACAGTAGAAAGATGGCTCAAGCCGGTTGAACAGAAAAGGCATAAGTCACGCACTAGTCGCAGCCCAGGATGGCACGGTTCGGAACACGTAATCAAAACCCGTGATGGTCAAGAGATATCCATTAAATACAGCAATCAGGCTTGGCAAATAGACCATACTAAAGCTGACATTTTATTAGTGGACGAGTATGGTGAAGAGATAGGTCGTCCTCAATTAACGACGGTAGTAGATTGTTATTCTCGCTGCATCGTGGGGTTCCGTCTAGGTTTTGCTGCACCTAGTTCTCAAGTTGTTGCTTTGGCACTGCGGAATGCAATTCTGCCGAAAAGGTACAGTTCTGAGTATGAACTCAGATGTAAGTGGAGTGCTTACGGTGTACCCAAATATGTTTATACAGATGGTGGTAGAGATTTTATCTCAAAACATTTAGTGGAATGGATTGCTGACGAATTAGATTTTGAACCAATACTGCGAAGTCAACCTTCAGATGGTGGCATTGTAGAACGACCATTTAGAACCATGAGTGGACTGCTTGCGGAAATGCCAGGTTATACCGGGTCAAGTGTCAAAGACCGTCCAGAGGGAGCTGAAGAAAAAGCTTGTATAAGTCTTCCTGAGCTAGAAAAATTAATTGTTGGTTACATCGTTGATAGCTACAACCAAAAGCCTGATGCCCGAAGTCAAGCCAACCCTTTAACACCAAAACAAAGTCGGATTGAGCGTTGGGAGAAAGGACTACAAATGCCTCCTACTTTACTGAACGATAGAGAACTTGACATTTGTTTAATGAAGGCGGCAGAACGGGTTGTATATGACAATGGCTATCTGAATTTTTCTGGTCTTCGTTACAGGGGAGAAAATTTAGGAGCTTACGCAGGCGAAAAAGTTATCTTAAGGTTCGATCCCAGAGATATCACTATGGTATTAGTATAT
Above is a genomic segment from Nostoc sp. MS1 containing:
- a CDS encoding GNAT family N-acetyltransferase, which codes for MTIKSIYKSNFLSCCLEYLRRFYLNKINIQLTLTYWFFDPSRRKPVTAAAESVSHQFRVRAATSADLTGISQIIAESFHSQNGFWGWAFPLLRLGIYEDFRHRLLSPAPHHLCLVAVETTDNGIEKLVGTVEIGVRFNDYWTQSGKSFPYLSNLAVHPKYRRHGVASQLLLKCEQVSQEWGFQDLYLHVLENNYQARQLYFKLGYRVHKVDSQWNNFFFKRSQQILLHKHINISSVS
- a CDS encoding response regulator; this encodes MKSPVNSKPKILVVDDEPDNLDLLYRTFYRDYKVLRAISGPAALDLLAQEGDVAVIISDQRMPIMSGTEFLSLTATQYPDIIRIILTGYTDVEDLVEAINAGKVFKYVTKPWEAEELKAVVRQALDTHNVLKARTRELTRTLRQESLLNTVTNTIRSALDYRQILQAIVDTVGHMLEVDVCLLRPFQDGQLVDEGFTYQKTASSATTNIINDTAPLTLVAETVWETHEVQIIHDVTGDERIHGVQRRSDAFAAADIRSSLIVPLICQQELMAVLALHQCSQGRIWGEEEVQLVSMVADQAALALSQAYAYEQVRALAKRESLINTITTAIRSSLNPEDIFAAITQQLGQALQVDGCVLSLWTEDDEFVKCVGLYDSSQHGRDFRENHHHVIQELPESHTPILENPILQEILRTHEPVIITDINQSAWETKGFDLPLKMPAQSLMLVPLLADGKCIGSITLREGKKSRNWLASDIELTKAVAAQAAIAVQQANLYQKTREQAERLLQLDKQKTEFFQNISHEFRTPITLIQGPLESAVGAGEGLSYAQSAIALRNSRRLLRLVNQLLDLQRLDAGRMQPNFRPCDLVDFVSQIAESFRPYSEKKALNLVTQLDECPQVYIDMEKFDKVVYNLLSNAMKFTPEGGTITVKLASQGNHCILQVEDTGIGIVKEQIPYLFERFRQAEGSENRSYEGSGLGLALVKELVELHGGKVTVESVYGKGTTFTLWLLAGNTHLPTQQVLDTPTELTTSRASVELADLELVETTSDDLHIDTTSHSPLPTPHSQLPTPHSPLSTHTILVVDDNPDLRTYVSDILRRSGYQVYTARNGYEGFGKAQEISPNLIITDLMMPLVTGVEMIRMIRNEDQIKGTPIILLTAKVDEETRIESTENGADAYLAKPFNDRELLAEVRNLLALKENERRVLELNTYLTESVLKRFLPPALVSKAAAGALSLDLRPEPRLITVLFSDIVGFTQLANTLRSRRVAELLNEYLETMTRAVFDNGGTVDKFMGDAILALYGAPEELTPNEQVRRAVNTAKAMQRTLVQLNQRWRDQGIFDSHADGGVQFRCGIHQGTAVVGMFGSAERADYTAIGPSVNIAARLQAAAVPGTILVSAAVADYLQDEEITKGSPLKLKGVDETVLTFVVKSELMANS
- a CDS encoding Mu transposase C-terminal domain-containing protein; protein product: MSYLDVDNQFELENDEDADILDFSMELESLNDHGNFVEEDKSVEFLDQRYLDDSELRLSGEQRLKLEIIRNLREPCDRLTYGQRLKEAAKKLGKSERTVRRLIKSWEEKGIAALAEVPRADKGQVRKSEYWYNLSLKIYKQGNTGSDRMTRTQVAEKIEVKAYEFAKKELETEISRLESQGLRGEELDWEINKLIKIKAQTQGFKYWSKYGKPPSTRTVERWLKPVEQKRHKSRTSRSPGWHGSEHVIKTRDGQEISIKYSNQAWQIDHTKADILLVDEYGEEIGRPQLTTVVDCYSRCIVGFRLGFAAPSSQVVALALRNAILPKRYSSEYELRCKWSAYGVPKYVYTDGGRDFISKHLVEWIADELDFEPILRSQPSDGGIVERPFRTMSGLLAEMPGYTGSSVKDRPEGAEEKACISLPELEKLIVGYIVDSYNQKPDARSQANPLTPKQSRIERWEKGLQMPPTLLNDRELDICLMKAAERVVYDNGYLNFSGLRYRGENLGAYAGEKVILRFDPRDITMVLVYGRKNNKEIFLARAYAVGLEAARLSIEEVKYARKKAENSGKGINNIAILEEALRRRNFLQQKKNKTKAERRRSEEKRVEQIPQVLIEKKNEQVVELISQPEDDDLIEKLDLKLLREELGL